Part of the Gammaproteobacteria bacterium genome is shown below.
AGATCTTGGCATACAGGTCCGCACGATGCGGAAAACGTTTTTGTAGATCACGAAAGAGTGGGGCGATGTTACCGGAGAAAACCCCGAGGATCATTTTATGGCAGGAAAAACAATTGCCCTTTAATGGGTCGAACATCAATTGCCCGGCTTGTTCCTGGGGCTGCAGATCCGCTGCCAAGGCACCAACCAATACTAATCCAGCAACCACACCTATCGTCCAAGCACGCATATTCATTCTCATTTTCACGCGCCCAATGGGTAGTTGAAATATTGAGGGGTAAAATGCTATCTCTGAATCCTAGACGTTCAGTAAATGAAGACTCTTTGAAATCTTGGGGGACCGGTTCAACCTGAACTCTACCCAAAATCATTGATTATTATTGAGAGGATTTAAAATACAATTAAATAACCGAAGTTGCTACCTAGCGCGCTTTTCTCCCCTCTCCCTCCGGGAGAAGGGCCAGGGGTGAGGGACGAATAAACAAATTCGCGCCCTCACCCCAACTCCTCTCCGGGGGGAGAGGGGCTTTTTCGTTTCTCACCGCATAGGTAGCAACTTGAGTTAAATGATTCAAGTTGCTATCTACGACTCAATACGGCTCAATTCAACTATCATTTTAACAGGGAATAGCGGAATGTTTTTACTTTTCCGATGCCTACCTCTATACCATGAAGTAAAGAGACTGTTCCCCCGAGGGCAAACTCTGACATGCACAATTGGGACAGTGGTCATCCACCAGACTATAGGCATGACGAACGGCTAATAGTGTACTTGTTTGCCGCACGAGTTGTTCCTGAAATATTGGAATACCCTCAAGTCGCTCCAGCAAACCGCTCCGTTGCATAGAGTGATGAAGATTAATTCTCACACCGCACAAAATAACCTTGATATTACGCCGTTTGAGCCGCTTAAGGAAATTTTCCAAGAGTTCGATACCTACCGCATCAGGATTGCGTACTCGTTTCATACGCAAGACAAGAACTCGAGTATGTTCGTCGATACGGCCCTCCATATAAGAGAAATGCGTCTCGAGTGCGGTCGTTGCCCCGAAGAATAATTCCCCTTCTAAACCGAAGATCAATAT
Proteins encoded:
- a CDS encoding L-cysteine S-thiosulfotransferase: MRAWTIGVVAGLVLVGALAADLQPQEQAGQLMFDPLKGNCFSCHKMILGVFSGNIAPLFRDLQKRFPHRADLYAKIYDPTVLTPLTVMPPFGRNQILSEQEINLIVDYLYTQ
- a CDS encoding hypothetical protein (Evidence 5 : Unknown function) yields the protein MNHLTQVATYAVRNEKAPLPPERSWGEGANLFIRPSPLALLPEGEGRKAR